In Papaver somniferum cultivar HN1 chromosome 1, ASM357369v1, whole genome shotgun sequence, a genomic segment contains:
- the LOC113309537 gene encoding uncharacterized protein LOC113309537 — protein sequence MKKTTEVNEEEHELEIHKAVAQAWHGRSGNSRPIIEFEAYRNRYKYRPTRFRHEAMNKLSSSKESEAAAHNNWDFGQSLWDSYEIVNLSKRLETGLMLEKSINHATLEDMRPKSSYNKRRRESKNSLRNLLHRMSSSKRFDDADIPHEEDDHDQF from the coding sequence ATGAAGAAAACAACAGAGGtgaatgaagaagaacatgaactTGAAATTCACAAGGCTGTGGCACAAGCTTGGCATGGCCGTTCAGGAAATTCTAGACCCATCATAGAGTTTGAAGCCTATCGAAACCGCTACAAGTACAGACCCACTCGGTTCAGGCACGAAGCGATGAACAAGTTATCATCCTCCAAGGAGTCCGAGGCAGCTGCTCATAACAATTGGGACTTTGGGCAATCTTTATGGGACTCTTACGAGATTGTGAACTTATCAAAGCGGCTAGAGACTGGACTCATGCtagaaaaatccataaatcatgcGACGTTGGAAGATATGCGTCCGAAGTCGTCGTATAATAAGAGACGAAGAGAGAGTAAGAATAGTTTGAGGAATTTACTTCATCGGATGTCTTCTTCGAAAAGATTTGATGATGCAGATATCCCACATGAAGAAGATGATCATGATCAATTTTGA